tcctagaccagttaacccactgttcctagaccagttaacccactgttcctagaccagttaacccactgttcctagaccagttaacccactgttcctagaccagttaacccactgttcctagaccagttaacccactgttcctaggccagttaacccactgttcctaggccagttaacccactgttcctagaccagttaacccactgttcctagaccagttgacccactgttcctagaccagttgacccactgttcctagaccagttaacccactgttcctagaccagttaacccactgttcctagaccagttaacccactgttctagaccagttaacccactgttcctagaccagttaacccactgttcctagaccagttaacccactgttcctagaccagttaacccactgttcctagaccagttaacccactgttcctagaccagttaacccactgttcctagaccagttaacccactgttcctaggccagttaacccactgttcctaggccagttaacccactgttcctaggccagttaacccactgttcctaggccagttaacccactgttcctaggccagttaacccactgttcctaggccagttaacccactgttcctaggccagttaacccactgttctaggccagttaacccactgttcctaggccagttaaccagttagaacccactgttcctagaccagttaacccactgttcctagaccagttaacccactgttcctagaccagttaacccactgttcctagaccagttaacccactgttcctagaccagttaacccactgttcctaggccagttaacccactgttcctaggccagttaacccactgttcctagaccagttaacccactgttcctagaccagttaacccactgttcctagaccagttaacccactgttcctagaccagttaacccactgttcctagaccagttaacccactgttcctagaccagttaacccactgttcctagaccattattgaaaataagaatttgttcttaactgacttgcctggttaaataaaggtataataaaaaaataaaaaataatgatcTCTTTTTACTGCTTCTTGTTTGCTTTGATTTATTAATTTCAAGTTCTTGTTCTAGTTTCAAAGTGTGTTGCGGTTTTAAAATGCACTTTTAAATGAAGTTTGataatttttttgttttgtttttgaagCCGATTGGCTGCTCGGTGGCCATCAGTACATACAGCATGTTGGGACACACCACCAAGAGGTCttgggaggcagagagagtgatggaatggATGAGGTCTCAGGAGTGGGGTCTCATCATCCTGGATGAGgtccacaccatccctggtgagtctatatggggtcaggggtcatggttaagtCAGGAGGGGTTACGTCTTGTCCACACCTtccctggtgagtctatacggggtcaggggtcatggttaagtCAGGAGGGGTTACGTCTTGTCCACACCTtccctggtgagtctatacgGGGTCAGGGTTAAGTTAGGAGGGGTTACGTCTTgtccacaccatccctggtgagtctatacggggtcaggggtcatggttaagttAGGAGGTGTTACGTCTTGTCCACACCATCGCTGGTGAGTCTatacggggtcaggggtcatggttaagttaggaggggttaatgttagtcctcaccatccctggtgagtctatacggggtcaggggtcatggttaagttaggaggggttaatgttagtcctcaccatccctggtgagtctatacggggtcaggggtcatggttaagtcaggaggggttagggttagtccacaccatccctggtgagtaTACGGGGTCAGGGTCATGGTTAAGTTAGGAGGGGTTAATGTTagtcctcaccatccctggtgagtctatacggggtcaggggtcatggttaagtcaggaggggttagggttagtccacaccatccctggtgagtctatacggggtcagggggtcatggttaagttaggaggggttaatgttagtcctcaccatccctggtgagtctatacgggtcaggggtcatggttaagttaggaggggttacgttagtccacaccatccctggtgagtctatacggggtcaggggtcatggttaagttaggaggggttaatgttagtcctcaccatccctggtgagtctatacggggtcaggggtcatggttaagtcaggaggggttagggttagtccacaccatccctggtgagtctatacgGGGTCAGGGTCATGGTTAAGTTAGGAGGTGTTACGTCTTgtccacaccatccctggtgagtctatacggggccagggtcatggttaagttaggaggggttaatgttagtcctcaccatccctggtgagtctatacgggtcaggggtcatggttaagtCAGGAGGGGTTACGTCTTgtccacaccatccctggtgagtctatacggggtcagggtcatggttaagttaggaggggttaatgttagtccacaccatccctggtgagtcttacggggtcaggggtcatggttaagtCAGGAGGGGTTACGTCTTgtccacaccatccctggtgagtcttTGGGATCATGGTTAAGTTAGGAGGGGTTAATGTTAgtccacaccatccctggtgagtctatacggggtcaggggtcatggttaagttaggaggggttaatgttagtccacaccatccctggtgagtctatggggtcaggggtcatggttaagttaggaggggttaatgttagtccacaccatccctggtgagtcttTACGGGGTCAGGGTCATGGTTAAGTTAGGAGGGGTTAATGTTAgtccacaccatccctggtgagtctatacggggtcaggggtcatggttaagtCAGGAGGGGTTACGTCTTgtccacaccatccctggtgagtatacggggtcaggggtcatggttaagtgaggaggggttagggttagtccacaccatccctggtgagtctatatggggtcaggggtcatggttaagttAGGAGGGGTTACGTCTTgtccacaccatccctggtgagtctatacggggtcaggggtcatggttaagtcaggaggggttagggttagtccacaccatccctggtgagtatacggggtcaggggtcatggttaagttAGGAGGGGTTACGTCTAgtccacaccatccctggtgagtctataTGGGGTCAGGGGTCCATGGTTAAgtcaggaggggttagggttagtccacaccatccctggtgagtctatacgGGGTCAGGGGTCAAGGTTAAGTCAGGAGGGGTTACGTCTTgtccacaccatccctggtgagtctatacggggtcagggtcatggttaagttaggaggggttaatgttagtcctcaccatccctggtgagtctatacgggtcaggggtcatggttaagtcaggaggggttagggttagtccacaccatccctggtgagtctatacggggtcaggggtcatggttaagttAGGAGGGTTACGTCTTGTCCACACCATCGCTGGTGAGTCTATACGGGGCcaggggtcatggttaagttaggaggggttaatgttagtcctcaccatccctggtgagtctatacggggtcaggggtcatggttaagtCAGGAGGGGTTACGTCTTgtccacaccatccctggtgagtctatacggggtcagggtcatggttaagttaggaggggttaatgttagtccacaccatccctggtgagtctttacggggtcaggggtcatggttaagtCAGGAGGGGTTACGTCTTgtccacaccatccctggtgagtcttTGGGATCATGGTTAAGTTAGGAGGGGTTAATGTTAgtccacaccatccctggtgagtctatacggggtcaggggtcatggttaagttAGGAGGGGTTCATGTTAgtccacaccatccctggtgagtctatatggggtcaggggtcatggttaagttaggaggggttaatgttagtccacaccatccctggtgagtctttacggggtcaggggtcatggttaagttaggaggggttaatgttagtccacaccatccctggtgagtctatacggggtcaggggtcatggttaagtCAGGAGGGGTTACGTCTTgtccacaccatccctggtgagtatacggggtcaggggtcatggttaagtcaggaggggttagggttagtccacaccatccctggtgagtctatatggggtcaggggtcatggttaagttAGGAGGGGTTACGTCTTgtccacaccatccctggtgagtctatacggggtcaggggtcatggttaagtcaggaggggttagggttagtccacaccatccctggtgagtatacggggtcaggggtcatggttaagttAGGAGGGGTTACGTCTAgtccacaccatccctggtgagtctataTGGGGTCAGGGGTCCATGGTTAAgtcaggaggggttagggttagtccacaccatccctggtgagtctatacgGGGTCAGGGGTCAAGGTTAAGTCAGGAGGGGTTACGTCTTgtccacaccatccctggtgagtctatacggggtcaggggtcatggttaagttaggaggggttagggttagtccacaccatccctggtgagtatacggggtcaggggtcatggttaagttAGGAGGGGTTAATGTTAGTCCTCACCATCCTTggtgagtctgtctgtctctctgtggtaaaGGGTCAGAAGTTAAGGGGTTGTAGTtagtgcgtaacgatggtgacaggtgtgcgtaacgatggtgacaggtgcgcgtaacgacggagacaggtgcgcgtaacgacggagacgggtgcgcgtaacgacggagacaggtgtgcgtaacgacggagacaggtgtgcgtaacgacggagacaggtgtgcgtaacgacggagacaggtgtgcgtaacgagggagacaggtgtgcgtaacgacggagacaggagcgcgtaacgacggagacaggagcgcgtaacgacggagacaggtgcgtgtaacgacggagacaggtgtgcgtaacgacggagacaggtgcgcgtaacgacggagacaggtgcgcgtaacgacggagacaggtgcgcgtaacgacggagacaggtgcgcgtaacgacggagacaggtgcgcgtaacgacggagacaggtgcgcgtaacgacggagacaggtgcgcgtaacgacggagacaggtgcgcgtaacgacggagacaggtgcgcgtaacgacggagacaggtgcgcgtaacgacggagacgggtgcgcgtaacgacggagacgggtgcgcgtaacgacggagacgggtgcgcgtaacgacggagacaggtgcgcgtaacgacggagacaggtgcgcgtaacgacggagacaggtgcgcgtaacgacggagacaggtgcgcgtaacgacggagacaggtgcgcgtaacgacggagacaggtgcgcgtaacgacggagacaggtgcgcgtaacgagggagacaggtgcgcgtaacgacggagacaggtgcgcgtaacgacggagacaggtgcgcgtaacgacggagacaggtgcgcgtaacgacggagacaggtgcgtaacgacggagacagggcgcgtaacgacggagacaggtgcgcgtaacgacggagacaggtgcgcgtaacgacggagacaggtgcgccgtaacgacggagacaggtgcgcgtaacgacggagacaggtgcgcgtaacgacggagacaggtgcgcgtaacgacggagacaggtgcgcgtaacgacggagacaggtgcgcgtaacgacggagacaggtgcgtaacgacggagacaggtgcgcgtaacgacggagacaggtgcgcgtaacgacggagacaggtgcgcgtGACGACGGgggacaggtgcgcgtaacgacggagacaggtgcgcgtaacgacggagacaggtgcgcgtaacgacggagacaggtgcgcgtaacgacggagacaggtgcgcgtaacgacggagacaggtgcgcgtaacgacggagacaggtgcgcgtGACGACGGGGACAGGTGCGCGTgacgacggagacaggtgcgcgtaacgacggagacaggtgcgcgtaacgacggagaAAGGTGAGGGGGAGTAGTATACCTGACAGGGGCCGTATTAATGTGGAGCCCAAACCGTTCGGACGCCACAGACAGAAGTTGTCAGATCGGCTGAACCGGCTTCAGACGAGTCCCCAAGACGCTCGTGTTGGTGCGAGTCTCGTCTTTCCACagggggtcataatagtttgtagacCAAACCGTTCGGCCGCTACAGTCGATTTTATGAGAAGACGGGATTTTCAGTTTAACTTTAGGAGTTTAACTGACCGAACACCAGAAAATCTGTTTCTCACTTCTGTGATGTTTCCAAAACATTTATCTAATAATGTCTGCGTTGTCTCGCCCTGTAGCTAAGATGTTCCGTCGGGTTCTGACCATTGTCCAGGCCCACTGTAAGCTGGGTCTGACCGCTACGCTGGTCCGAGAGGACGACAAGATCGTCGATCTCAACTTCCTGATTGGGCCCAAGCTGTTCGAGGCTAACTGGATGGAGCTCCAGAACAACGGGTACATCGCTAAGGTCCAGTGTGCCGAGGTTAGTCTGTCATCCatacctgtaccagtctgtgtggggataaacctgggttagtctgtcatccaTACCTGTCTGTGTGGGGATAAAcctgggttagtctgtcatccatacctgtaccagtctgtgtggggataaacctgggttagtctgtcatcctgtaccagtctgtgtggggataaacctgggttagtctgtcatccaTACCTGTCTGTGTGGGGATAAAcctgggttagtctgtcatcctgtaccagtctgtgtggggataaacctgggttagtctgtcatccatacctgtaccagtctgtgtggggataaacctgggttagtctgtcatcctgtaccagtctctgtggggataaacctgggttagtctgtcatccatacctgtaccagtctgtgtggggataaacctgggttagtctgtcatccatacctgtaccagtctgtgtggggataaacctgggttagtctgtcatcctgtaccagtctgtgtggggataaacctgggttagtctgtcatcctgtaccagtctgtgtggggataaacctgggttagtctgtcatccaTACCTGTCTGTGTGGGGATAAAcctgggttagtctgtcatcctgtaccagtctgtgtggggataaacctgggttagtctgtcatcctgtaccagtctgtgtggggataaacctgggttagtctgtcatccatacctgtaccagtctgtgtggggataaacctgggttagtctgtcatcctgtaccagtctgtgtggggataaacctgggttagtctgtcatccatacctgtaccagtctgtgtggggataaacctgggttagtctgtcatcctgtaccagtctgtgtggggataaacctgggttagtctgtcatccatacctgtaccagtctgtgtggggataaacctgggttagtctgtcatcctgtaccagtctgtgtggggataaacctgggttagtctgtcatccatacctgtaccagtctgtgtggggataaacctgggttagtctgtcatcctgtaccagtctgtgtggggataaacctgggttagtctgtcatcctgtaccagtctgtgtggggataaacctgggttagtctgtcatcctgtaccagtctgtgtggggataaacctgggttagtctgtcatccatacctgtaccagtctgtgtggggataaacctgggttagtctgtcatcctgtaccagtctgtgtggggataaacctgggttagtctgtcatcctgtaccagtctgtgtggggataaacctgggttagtctgtcatcctgtaccagtctctgtggggataaacctgggttagtctgtcatcctgtaccagtctgtgtggggataaacctgggttagtctgtcatcctgtaccagtctgtgtggggataaacctgggttagtctgtcatcctgtaccagtctgtgtggggataaacctgggttagtctgtcatcctgtaccagtctgtgtggggataAACCTGGGTTAGTCTGTCATTCTGTACCAGTCTCTGTGGGGATAAAcctgggttagtctgtcatcctgtaccagtctgtgtggggataaacctgggttagtctgtcatcctgtaccagtctgtgtggggataaacctgggttagtctgtcatcctgtaccagtctgtgtggggataaacctgggttagtctgtcatcctgtaccagtctgtgtggggataaacctgggttagtctgtcatcctgtaccagtctgtgtggggataaacctgggttagtctgtcatcctgtaccagtctgtgtctggaaaaggcagggctgtagttcaggggggggttgggcaacaagtggaaaaggcagggctgtagttcaggggggttgggcaacaagtggaaaaggcagggctgtagttcaggggggttgggcaacaagtggaaaaggcagggctgtagttcaggggggtgggcaacaagtggaaaaggcagggctgtagttcaggTAGGGGGGTTGGGCAACAAGTGGATaaggcagggctgtagttcagggctgtagttcagggggGTTGGGCAACAAGTGGATaaggcagggctgtagttcagggctgtagttcagggctgtagttcagggcTGTAGTTTCTCTATGCCAAACTGCCGTTGTAtttcaactagaggtcgaccggttgtgatttttcaacgccgataccaattatGGGACGACCAAAAATgccgatttaaaaaatatatttctattccctatatagtacactactttagaccagggccctatagagccctattccgactagcatcaccaccctggatggttccgaccttgaatatgtggacatctataagtacctaggtgtctggctagactgcaaactctccttccagactcatatcaaacatctccaatcgaaaatgaaatcaagagtctgctttttattccgcaacaaagcctccttcactcaccctgccaagcttaccctagtaaaactgactatccttccgatcctcgacttcggcgatgtcatctacagaattgcttccaacactctactcagcaaactggatgcagtttatcacagtgccatccgttttgtcactaaagcaccttataccacccaccactgcgacctgtatgctctagtcagttGGCCCTCGCGaaatattcatcgccagacccactggctccaggtcatctacaagtccatgctaggtaaagctccgccttatctcagttcactggtcacgatggcaacacccatccgtagcacgcgctccagcaggtgtatctcactgatcatccctaaagccaacacctaatttggccgcctttcattccagtactctgctgcctgtgactggaacgaacgacatttattggatatttggtctaaagtagtgcactatatagggacgcccaattttcagttttgatttgttaaaaagtttgcaatatccaataaatgtcgttccacttcatgattgtgtcccagttgttgttgattcttcacaaaaaaaatacagttttatatctttatgtttgaagcctgaaatgtggcaaaaggtcgcaaagttcaagggggcgaatactttcgcaaggcactgtatatagtatattagaaggatattgggggacagagctatgtagtatattagaagggtattggggacagagctatatagtatattagaagggtatatcaggacagagctatatagtatattagaagggtatttggggacagagctatatagtatattagaagggtatttggggacagagctatatagtatattagaagggtatttggggacagagctatatagtatattagaagggtattggggacagagctatatagtatattagaagggtattgggggacagagctatatagtatattagaagggtattggggacagagctatatagtatattagaagggtattgggggacagagctatatagtatattagaagggtatttggggacagagctatatagtatattagaagggtattggggacagagctatatagtatattagaagggtattgggggacagagctatatagtatattagaagggtattgggggacagagctatatagtatattagaagggtattagggacagagctatatagtatattagaagggtattggggacagagttatatagtatattagaagggtattgggggacagagctatatagtatattagaagggtatttggggacagagctatatagtatattagaagggtatttggggacagagctatatagtatattagaagggtattgggggacagagctatatagtctattagaagggtatatcaggacagagctatatagtatattagaagggtatttggggacagagctatatagtctattagaagggtatatcaggacagagctatatagtatattagaagggtattgggggacagagctatatagtctattagaagggtatatcaggacagagctatatagtatattagaagggtatttggggacagagctatatagtatattagaagggtattgggggacagagctatatagtatattagaagggtattgggggacagagctatatagtatattagaagggtattgggggacagagctatatagtatattagaagggtatatcaggacagagctatatagtatattagaagggtattgggggacagagctatatagtatattagaagggtatttggggacagagctatatagtatattagaagggtattgggggacagagctatatagtatattagaagggtatttggggacagagctatatagtatattagaagggtatttggggacagagctatatagtatattagaagggtatatcaggacagagctgttGAACACGTTTTGGGTCAGCCCCAACGTAGTCTAGGAAGTGTTTGGTGTTTCTGTCTTAAACCTTGTTAGTTCATCAAACTGAGCGAGAGGGCTGAAGTAATTAGGATTACTGTACGTGAGCTTGAGAATAATCCAGACTTTATTTTTCTGAGAAGTCTGAAGCTAATTCCTTGAACTGGTGTGAACTGTTGTACCATAAAGCACACGCTAAGTGGTAATCACCTGGCTGCCAACGGCTGGCGTTCGGGGGGCTGTCGTTCAGGGGTGGGCAACCCCAGTCCTCAGAGGGCAACCCCAGTCCTCAAGGGGGGCTGTCGTTCAGGGGTGGGCAAACCCAGTCCTCAAGGGGGCTGTCGTTCAGGGGTGGGCAACCCCAGTCCTCAATGGGGGGCTGTCGTTCAGGGGTGGGCAAACCCAGTCCTCAAGGGGGCTGTCGTTCAGGGGTGGGCAACCCCAGTCCTCAATGGGGGGGCTGTCGTTCAGGGTGGGCAAACCCAGTCCTCAAGGGGGCTGTCGTTCAGGGGTGGGCAACCCCAGTCCTCAAGGGGTGGGGCGTTGTTCAGGGGTGGGCGTCCCCAGTCCTCAAGGGGGGCTGTCGTTCAGGGATGGGCAACCCCAGTCCTCAATGGGGGTGTGGCGGGGGGCTGTCGTTCAGGGGTGGGCAAACCCAGTCCTCAAGGGGGGCTGTCGTTCAGGGGTGGGCAACCCCAGTCCTCAGGGGGGGCGTTGTTCAGGGATGGGCAACCCCAGTCCTCAAGAGGGGCAACCCCAGTCCTCAAGGGGGCTGTCGTTCAGGGGTGGGCAAACCCAGTCCTCAAGGGGGCTGTCGTTCAGGGGTGGGCAACCCCAGTCCTCAATGGGGGGGCTGTCGTTCAGGGGTGGGCAAACCCAGTCCTCAAGGGGGGCTGTCGTTCAGGGGTGGGCAACCCCAGTCCTCAATGGGGGGGCTGTCGTTCAGGGGTGGGCAAACCCAGTCCTCAAGGGGGGCTGTCGTTCAGGGGTGGGCAACCCCAGTCCTCAAGGGTGGGGCGTTGTTCAGGGGTGGGCGTCCCCAGTCCTCAAGGGGGGCTGTCGTTCAGGGATGGGCAACCCCAGTCCTCAATGGGGTGTGGCGGGGGGCTGTCGTTCAGGGGTGGGCAAACCCAGTCCTCAAGGGGGCTGTCGTTCAGGGTGGGCAACCCCAGTCCTCAGGGGGGCGTTGTTCAGGGATGGGCAACCCCAGTCCTCAAGAGGGGGCAACCCCAGTCCTCAAGGGGGGCTGTCGTTCAGGGGTGGGCAAACCCAGTCCTCAAGGGGAGCTGTCGTTCAGGGGTGGGCAACCCCAGTCCTCAATGGGGGGGGCTGTCGTTCAGGGGTGGGCAAACCCAGTCCTCAAGGGGGCTGTCGTTCAGGGGTGGGCAACCCCAGTCCTCAATGGGGGGCTGTCGTTCAGGGGTGGGCAAACCCAGTCCTCAAGGGGGGCTGTCGTTCAGGGGTGGGCAACCCCAGTCCTCAAGGGTGGGGCGTTGTTCAGGGGTGGGCGTCCCCAGTCCTCAAGGGGGCTGTCGTTCAGGGATGGGCAACCCCAGTCCTCAATGGGGGTGTGGCGGGGGGCTGTCGTTCAGGGGTGGGCAAACCCAGTCCTCAAGGGGGCTGTCGTTCAGGGGTGGGCAACCCCAGTCCTCAGGGGGGCGTTGTTCAGGGATGGGCAACCCCAGTCCTCAATGGGGGTGTGGCGGGGGGGCTGTCGTTCAGGGGTGGGCAAACCCAGTCCTCAAGGGGGGCTGTCGTTCAGGGGTGGGCAACGCCAGTCCTCAGGGGGGCTGTCATTCAGGGGTGGGCAACCCCAGTCCTCAAGGGGGTGTGGCGGGGGTGGGGCGCAAACCCAGTCCTCAAGGGCCTGATTTGGTGTCACACTTGTTCTCCATCcgtagcaaacacagctgattcatCACATgtcattctaaactgaagattaGGAtaaggtgattattggagtcaggtgtggtTAGCTGGGGACCTGGGGATAAAACTGtcccaccaatcaggccctcgaggactggagtcGCCCACCTCAGTGTTTTCAGACATGTAGCTTTCCTAGCCAGAAACTTAGCCTTGTGGTTCACCTTGAGACACAGTCTCCTTGTCACCTCATGAGGCACTGAGGTGCGTGACACAGGTGAAACTAAAGGCACGTCTCAATAGGTGGTGTTGGTATGACATTGGGGGGGGGCTGTCCTCTATAGATCTCTATTGGTCCTCAAGGGGGGGCTGTCCTCTTTAGATCTCTATTGGTCCTCAAGGGGGCTGTCCTCTTTAGATCTCTATTGGTCCTCAAGGGGGGCTGTCCTCTTTAGATCTCTATTGGTCCTCAAGTGGGGGCTGTCCTCTATAGATCTCTATTGGTCCTCAAGGGGGGCTGTCCTCTTTAGATCTCTATTGGTCCTCGGGGGTGCTGTCCTCTTTAGATCTCTATTGGTCCTCAAGGGGGGCTGTCCTCTTTAGATCTCTATTGGTCCTCAAGTGGGGTTTAACTGACaggaagaggttctggtctcagggggtttaactgacctgaagaggttctggtctcagggggtttaactgacaggaagaggttctggtctcaggcggtttaactgacctgaagag
This window of the Oncorhynchus keta strain PuntledgeMale-10-30-2019 unplaced genomic scaffold, Oket_V2 Un_contig_14739_pilon_pilon, whole genome shotgun sequence genome carries:
- the LOC127918738 gene encoding loricrin-like, with protein sequence MPNCRCISTRGRPHTLSGNHLAANGWRSGGCRSGVGNPSPQRATPVLKGGCRSGVGKPSPQGGCRSGVGNPSPQWGAVVQGWANPVLKGAVVQGWATPVLNGGAVVQGGQTQSSRGLSFRGGQPQSSRGGALFRGGRPQSSRGAVVQGWATPVLNGGVAGGCRSGVGKPSPQGGLSFRGGQPQSSGGALFRDGQPQSSRGATPVLKGAVVQGWANPVLKGAVVQGWATPVLNGGAVVQGWANPVLKGGCRSGVGNPSPQWGGCRSGVGKPSPQGGLSFRGGQPQSSRVGRCSGVGVPSPQGGLSFRDGQPQSSMGCGGGLSFRGGQTQSSRGLSFRVGNPSPQGGVVQGWATPVLKRGQPQSSRGAVVQGWANPVLKGSCRSGVGNPSPQWGGLSFRGGQTQSSRGLSFRGGQPQSSMGGCRSGVGKPSPQGGLSFRGGQPQSSRVGRCSGVGVPSPQGGCRSGMGNPSPQWGCGGGLSFRGGQTQSSRGLSFRGGQPQSSGGRCSGMGNPSPQWGCGGGAVVQGWANPVLKGGCRSGVGNASPQGGCHSGVGNPSPQGGVAGVGRKPSPQGPDLVSHLFSIRSKHS